In Micromonospora sp. NBC_01813, the following are encoded in one genomic region:
- a CDS encoding MMPL family transporter, with protein sequence MASFLYRLGRFAFRRRWLVVGLWLAVLAAGVTGAATLSGPTSDAFRIPGTPSQQAIDLLQERFPQASADGATARVVFAAPAGQQLTSAATKAAVEQVVAELRQAPQVASVNDPFQSGAVNQAGTVGFAQVTYRVATQELTDGDRDALTGIADRAREQGLGVEVGGDALQPQSEQGLGEVIGVAVAAVVLVITFGSLVAAGLPLLTALFGIGIGISLITAATGFIDLSSTTPILALMLGLAVSIDYALFIVSRYRHELADGREPEEAAGRAVGTAGSAVVFAGLTVVIALAALSVVGVPVLTQMGLAAAFTVAIAVVIALTLLPAMLGFAGRRVLGTRARAPEAAGSTAFGTRWARAIARRPVATLLIAVLALGIVAIPALDLRLGIPDDGTAAPDTTQRKAYDLLATGFGAGVNGPLTVVVDTPAGAAKTTAEQVVQKIAGLPGVATAAAVAINPAGDTALLTVIPASGPGDTATKDLVHTIRNLDGTITGAGIGVTGLTAINVDVSTTLADALIPYLAVVVGLAFLLLMLVFRSLLVPIKATLGFLLSVAATFGALVALFQWGWGADLLGIERTGPIVSYLPIILIGIVFGLAMDYQVFLVTRMREDYVHGTAPREAVVTGFSHGARVVTAAAIIMISVFAGFILAPNPLIKSVGFALSAAVLFDAFVVRMTIVPAVMTLLGKAAWWLPRWLNRLLPNVDVEGEKLRHQLDDLPLEPVVSIPERAQA encoded by the coding sequence ATGGCATCGTTTTTGTACCGGCTGGGCCGGTTCGCGTTCCGTCGGCGATGGCTGGTCGTCGGGTTGTGGCTGGCGGTCCTCGCGGCCGGGGTGACCGGCGCCGCGACGTTGTCCGGTCCGACGTCTGACGCGTTCCGGATTCCCGGCACGCCCTCGCAGCAGGCGATCGACCTGCTGCAGGAACGGTTCCCGCAGGCCTCCGCGGACGGCGCCACCGCACGGGTGGTGTTCGCCGCGCCGGCCGGACAGCAGCTCACCAGCGCGGCCACGAAGGCGGCCGTCGAGCAGGTCGTCGCCGAGTTGCGCCAAGCACCGCAGGTGGCCTCGGTGAACGACCCGTTCCAGTCCGGCGCCGTGAACCAGGCCGGGACCGTCGGCTTCGCCCAGGTGACCTACCGCGTGGCCACGCAGGAGCTGACCGACGGCGACCGCGACGCGCTCACCGGCATCGCCGACCGGGCCCGCGAGCAGGGCCTGGGCGTCGAGGTAGGCGGTGACGCGCTGCAGCCGCAGTCCGAGCAGGGCCTCGGCGAGGTGATCGGTGTCGCGGTGGCCGCCGTGGTTCTGGTGATCACGTTCGGTTCCCTGGTGGCCGCCGGCCTGCCGCTGCTGACCGCGCTGTTCGGCATCGGTATCGGCATCAGCCTGATCACCGCCGCTACCGGTTTCATCGACCTGTCCTCGACCACGCCGATCCTGGCCCTGATGCTCGGCCTCGCCGTCTCGATCGACTACGCCCTGTTCATCGTCTCCCGCTACCGGCACGAACTCGCTGACGGCCGCGAACCCGAGGAAGCTGCCGGCCGGGCGGTCGGCACCGCCGGCTCAGCGGTCGTGTTCGCCGGGCTGACCGTCGTGATCGCGCTGGCCGCGCTCTCCGTGGTCGGCGTGCCGGTCCTGACCCAGATGGGCCTGGCCGCCGCGTTCACCGTGGCCATCGCCGTGGTCATCGCGCTGACCCTGCTGCCCGCGATGCTCGGCTTCGCCGGCCGCCGGGTCCTCGGCACACGCGCCCGCGCCCCCGAGGCCGCCGGCAGCACCGCCTTCGGCACCCGCTGGGCCCGCGCGATCGCCCGCCGGCCGGTCGCCACGCTGCTGATCGCCGTGCTCGCGCTCGGCATCGTCGCGATCCCGGCCCTGGATCTGCGACTGGGCATACCGGACGACGGGACCGCCGCACCGGACACCACCCAGCGCAAGGCCTACGACCTGCTGGCCACCGGCTTCGGCGCCGGTGTCAACGGGCCGCTCACCGTCGTGGTCGACACCCCGGCCGGCGCCGCGAAGACCACCGCCGAACAGGTCGTGCAGAAGATCGCCGGACTGCCCGGCGTCGCCACGGCGGCCGCCGTCGCCATCAACCCCGCCGGCGACACCGCCCTGCTCACCGTCATCCCCGCCAGCGGGCCCGGTGACACCGCCACCAAGGACCTGGTGCACACCATCCGGAACCTCGACGGCACCATCACCGGTGCGGGCATCGGCGTCACCGGGCTGACCGCCATCAACGTCGACGTCTCCACCACGCTCGCCGACGCCCTCATCCCGTACCTGGCAGTGGTCGTGGGTCTGGCGTTCCTGCTGCTCATGCTGGTGTTCCGGTCGCTGCTGGTGCCGATCAAGGCCACCCTGGGCTTCCTGCTCAGCGTCGCCGCCACCTTCGGCGCCCTGGTGGCGCTCTTCCAGTGGGGCTGGGGCGCCGACCTGCTCGGCATCGAGCGGACCGGGCCGATCGTCAGCTACCTACCCATCATCCTGATCGGCATCGTGTTCGGCCTGGCCATGGATTACCAGGTCTTCCTGGTCACCCGCATGCGCGAGGACTACGTGCACGGCACCGCACCCCGCGAGGCCGTGGTCACCGGCTTCAGCCACGGGGCACGGGTGGTCACCGCCGCCGCGATCATCATGATCAGCGTCTTCGCCGGATTCATCCTCGCCCCCAACCCGCTCATCAAGTCGGTCGGCTTCGCGCTCTCCGCAGCCGTGCTCTTCGACGCGTTCGTCGTCCGGATGACCATCGTGCCGGCCGTGATGACCCTGCTCGGCAAGGCCGCCTGGTGGCTACCCCGCTGGCTGAACCGGCTCCTGCCCAACGTCGACGTCGAAGGCGAGAAACTGCGCCACCAACTCGACGACCTGCCCCTCGAACCGGTCGTGAGCATCCCCGAGCGGGCGCAGGCATGA
- a CDS encoding tyrosine-type recombinase/integrase — protein MRRPTASDLIPRQSGRGVAAGATPVDFTDAWLRNRRLSEHTRAAYRRDVTGWLTWCAGVDMDPLRATFLDLNEYARTLEATVDSRSGRLLTPATVARKLSALSSWYAFLVRLRAVPANPVTDADRPRINRDHSATIGLTPEQVDALFVAARADPRPSGPRNLAVLALLADLGLRVGELVSVDVADVGHERGHRSVRFVGKGGRARRRALAPDTAATLDAYLTGRAHAAGVPVDELDGPLLVTATGARLDRHAVFRLVRRLARDAGLPAWDRLSPHSLRHAFATTARAEGVPLEDVQDAMGHADPRTTRRYDRDRHNLDRDPAYRIAAARAARTAAG, from the coding sequence ATGCGTCGCCCCACCGCGTCCGACCTCATCCCCCGCCAGAGCGGCCGTGGCGTGGCCGCCGGTGCCACCCCGGTCGACTTCACCGACGCGTGGCTGCGTAACCGCCGACTGTCCGAGCACACCCGGGCGGCGTACCGCCGTGACGTCACCGGCTGGCTGACCTGGTGCGCCGGCGTCGACATGGACCCGCTGCGGGCGACCTTCCTCGATCTCAACGAGTACGCCCGAACCCTCGAAGCCACAGTAGACTCCCGCAGCGGCCGGCTGCTGACCCCGGCGACGGTGGCCCGCAAACTGTCCGCCCTGTCCAGCTGGTACGCGTTCCTGGTGCGGCTGCGCGCGGTGCCGGCCAACCCGGTCACCGACGCCGACCGACCCCGGATCAACCGGGATCACTCGGCCACCATCGGCCTGACCCCGGAGCAGGTCGACGCGCTGTTCGTGGCGGCCCGCGCCGACCCACGGCCCAGCGGCCCCCGCAACCTCGCCGTGCTCGCGCTGCTGGCCGATCTCGGGCTGCGGGTCGGGGAACTGGTCTCGGTCGACGTGGCCGACGTCGGCCACGAACGCGGCCACCGCAGTGTCCGGTTCGTCGGCAAGGGCGGCCGGGCACGCCGACGGGCGCTCGCCCCGGACACCGCCGCGACCCTCGACGCGTACCTGACCGGGCGGGCCCACGCCGCCGGGGTGCCGGTCGACGAACTCGACGGTCCGCTGCTGGTCACCGCCACCGGCGCCCGGCTCGACCGGCACGCCGTGTTCCGTCTGGTCCGCCGGCTGGCCCGCGACGCCGGACTACCGGCGTGGGACCGGCTGTCGCCGCACTCGTTGCGGCACGCGTTCGCCACCACCGCCCGCGCCGAGGGCGTACCGCTGGAAGACGTGCAGGACGCGATGGGCCACGCGGATCCGCGTACCACCCGTCGCTACGACCGGGACCGGCACAACCTGGACCGCGACCCGGCGTACCGGATCGCGGCCGCGCGGGCGGCCCGCACCGCGGCCGGCTGA
- a CDS encoding NAD-dependent epimerase/dehydratase family protein has protein sequence MRLLMLGGTGFVGRCVVEAAQARGWAVTLLHRGHRPPPGGAQVIVGDRTAADGLARLRTGEWDLAVDTWSGAPSVVRDAARLLRDRVGHFTYVSSRSVYVFAPPAGADEGAELVDASADDGDDVDYARAKRGGELAAVDAFGDRALLARAGLILGPYEDIGRLPWWLTRVARGGQVLAPGPRDLALQYVDARDLASWVLDAAAAGLSGPYNVVSPPGHTTMGELLDACVRVTGSDARLRWTEPAVITDAGIAPWTALPIWLPPGELHDALHRGDVSRAVAAGLRCRPVSETVADTWAWLRDLDLQAPQRADRPAVGLDPEREADLLAGFGGG, from the coding sequence ATGCGGTTGCTGATGCTGGGCGGTACGGGATTCGTCGGCCGGTGCGTCGTCGAGGCGGCACAGGCCCGCGGCTGGGCTGTCACTCTGCTGCACCGGGGGCACCGGCCACCACCGGGCGGCGCGCAGGTGATCGTCGGCGACCGGACCGCCGCCGACGGCCTCGCCAGGCTGCGTACCGGTGAATGGGACCTGGCCGTCGACACCTGGTCGGGCGCACCGTCGGTGGTCCGCGACGCGGCCCGGCTGCTGCGCGATCGGGTCGGGCACTTCACGTACGTGTCGAGCCGGTCGGTGTACGTGTTCGCCCCGCCGGCCGGCGCGGACGAGGGCGCCGAGCTGGTCGACGCGTCCGCCGACGACGGCGACGACGTCGACTACGCCCGGGCCAAACGCGGCGGTGAGCTGGCTGCGGTCGACGCGTTCGGCGACCGGGCGCTGCTGGCCCGCGCCGGGCTGATCCTCGGCCCGTACGAGGACATCGGCCGGTTGCCGTGGTGGCTGACCCGTGTCGCCCGGGGCGGCCAGGTGCTCGCCCCCGGCCCGCGTGACCTGGCGTTGCAGTACGTCGACGCCCGGGACCTGGCCAGCTGGGTGCTGGACGCGGCTGCCGCCGGCCTGTCCGGACCGTACAACGTGGTCAGCCCACCCGGCCACACCACGATGGGGGAGCTGCTGGATGCCTGTGTACGGGTCACCGGGTCGGATGCCCGGCTACGGTGGACCGAACCGGCGGTGATCACCGACGCCGGCATCGCGCCCTGGACCGCGCTGCCGATCTGGCTGCCGCCGGGCGAACTGCACGACGCCCTGCACCGCGGCGACGTGTCCCGGGCGGTTGCGGCCGGGCTGCGGTGCCGGCCGGTGTCCGAGACGGTTGCCGACACCTGGGCCTGGCTGCGCGACCTGGACCTGCAGGCACCACAGCGGGCCGACCGGCCCGCTGTCGGGCTCGACCCCGAGCGGGAAGCCGACCTGCTGGCCGGCTTCGGCGGCGGCTGA
- a CDS encoding TetR/AcrR family transcriptional regulator — protein MAVTAVRAADSQQRFIDAAIRLFARHGFAGTSLQMIADEVGVTKSAVHHHFRTREELLNAVVEPLLGEVRVAVEAAEGPRGRRARAERMLTGVVDFAVRNRMLVPVLVGDPGATEMLRSRTEVGELVNRMIMLLADIDPGVGGWIKADMVMAGIAGGMSDRARGLDDDVLRRHLIEASRRTLGLRAPRRLR, from the coding sequence ATGGCCGTAACAGCAGTCAGGGCAGCCGATAGCCAGCAACGGTTCATCGATGCCGCGATCCGCTTGTTCGCCCGGCATGGCTTCGCCGGCACGTCATTGCAGATGATCGCCGACGAGGTGGGAGTCACGAAGTCGGCTGTTCATCACCACTTCCGCACTCGCGAGGAACTGCTCAACGCCGTGGTCGAGCCGCTGCTCGGCGAGGTGCGGGTGGCCGTAGAGGCGGCTGAGGGACCGCGCGGCCGGCGGGCACGCGCCGAGCGCATGCTCACCGGCGTCGTCGACTTCGCAGTGAGAAATCGCATGCTGGTTCCCGTGCTGGTCGGCGATCCCGGGGCCACCGAGATGCTGCGCTCCCGCACCGAGGTGGGCGAACTGGTCAACCGTATGATCATGTTGCTCGCCGACATCGACCCCGGCGTGGGCGGGTGGATCAAAGCCGACATGGTCATGGCCGGGATTGCCGGCGGGATGAGCGATCGGGCGCGCGGCCTCGACGACGACGTGCTGCGCCGACACCTGATCGAGGCCAGCCGTCGCACCCTCGGGCTGCGTGCTCCGCGCCGCCTCCGCTGA
- a CDS encoding MFS transporter, with product MSTTVTAQRRRAALFTAFFVTGLCMATWVSRTPAIRDAIDASTAQMGLIIAGLSVGSMVGISVTGTLVARRGARFVVLCGMAAVVVGVAVVAVGTATAHGWLVATGLAFFGYGMGSGEIGQNVEGVDVEQALGKTVVPSLHGCYSLGVGVGGLGGLAATTGGISVVAHLAAVAVVTAAASSWLVANLASAVGQEAGSSYERASVRGSVTAFLSVWTERRTLAIGIIVLGMALAEGSANDWLPLIMVDGFSLSAATASLVYAFFGLSMAIGRFSGGYFLDRFGRAPVMVASAVLAVLGIATVSFAPTATLGAVGVFFWGIGASLGFPVALSAAGDDPVGAARRVSAVAAAGYTAFLVGPPILGVVGEHVGLRSAIVLVLVMVIVSAFFSRAVSKPAAEGKNHVEDAPAQFH from the coding sequence GTGAGCACGACAGTCACTGCCCAGCGCAGACGCGCCGCCCTGTTCACGGCCTTCTTCGTGACCGGTCTCTGCATGGCCACATGGGTCTCGCGCACCCCCGCCATCCGTGACGCGATCGACGCGAGCACGGCGCAGATGGGACTCATCATTGCCGGGCTCTCCGTGGGCTCCATGGTTGGGATCTCGGTGACCGGGACGCTCGTCGCCCGCCGCGGTGCCCGCTTCGTAGTGCTGTGCGGCATGGCCGCTGTCGTGGTCGGCGTCGCGGTCGTCGCGGTCGGAACCGCTACCGCCCATGGCTGGCTCGTCGCGACCGGTCTCGCGTTCTTCGGCTACGGCATGGGCTCGGGGGAGATCGGCCAGAACGTCGAGGGCGTCGATGTCGAGCAGGCGCTCGGCAAGACGGTCGTTCCGAGCCTGCACGGCTGCTACAGCCTCGGCGTCGGGGTCGGTGGTCTGGGCGGGCTGGCCGCCACCACAGGCGGTATCTCGGTCGTCGCGCACCTTGCCGCTGTGGCGGTCGTGACTGCGGCTGCGTCGTCATGGCTGGTGGCGAACCTCGCCTCGGCCGTCGGCCAGGAAGCGGGGTCCTCGTATGAGCGCGCCTCGGTACGCGGGTCCGTGACGGCGTTCCTTTCGGTCTGGACCGAGCGTCGCACTCTCGCAATCGGCATCATCGTGCTCGGTATGGCCCTCGCTGAAGGTTCGGCGAACGACTGGCTCCCGCTGATCATGGTCGATGGTTTCTCCCTCTCTGCCGCGACGGCGTCCCTCGTCTACGCATTCTTTGGCCTTTCCATGGCGATCGGCCGATTCAGCGGCGGGTACTTCCTCGACAGGTTCGGCCGGGCGCCGGTGATGGTCGCCAGTGCCGTGCTCGCTGTCCTCGGGATCGCCACGGTGTCGTTCGCCCCCACGGCGACTCTCGGAGCCGTGGGCGTCTTCTTCTGGGGAATCGGTGCCTCGCTCGGATTCCCGGTGGCACTGTCAGCCGCCGGTGACGACCCGGTCGGCGCGGCGCGTCGGGTCAGTGCCGTCGCGGCCGCCGGGTACACCGCCTTCTTGGTCGGCCCGCCGATCCTCGGCGTCGTCGGTGAGCACGTGGGTCTGCGCTCCGCGATCGTGCTCGTCCTGGTCATGGTGATCGTCTCGGCGTTCTTCTCCCGCGCGGTGTCCAAACCCGCCGCCGAGGGCAAGAACCACGTTGAGGACGCACCCGCTCAGTTCCATTAG
- a CDS encoding TetR/AcrR family transcriptional regulator — MLYAAFSHLAYTQHACFDRIIAELPDGEDLRERVVELIVTHGGGYGRDMVLSAELYALAVRDERYRALIQNWMERSRASLARYFPPELAPMIDALQEGLVLHSLLALTGACREHDSHCPAQTRRPVHGLLRDRSLHGHMGLAHPRHP, encoded by the coding sequence ATGCTCTACGCCGCGTTCTCGCACCTGGCCTACACGCAGCACGCGTGCTTCGACCGGATCATCGCAGAGCTGCCCGACGGGGAGGACCTGCGCGAGCGCGTGGTGGAGCTGATTGTCACCCACGGTGGCGGCTACGGGCGCGACATGGTGCTCTCGGCAGAGCTGTATGCGCTGGCGGTCCGTGACGAACGCTATCGCGCGCTGATCCAGAACTGGATGGAGCGCTCGCGTGCGTCGCTTGCCCGGTACTTCCCGCCAGAGCTCGCCCCGATGATCGACGCCCTGCAGGAGGGCCTTGTCCTGCACAGCCTGCTCGCCCTGACCGGAGCCTGCCGTGAGCACGACAGTCACTGCCCAGCGCAGACGCGCCGCCCTGTTCACGGCCTTCTTCGTGACCGGTCTCTGCATGGCCACATGGGTCTCGCGCACCCCCGCCATCCGTGA
- a CDS encoding SDR family NAD(P)-dependent oxidoreductase — MIDPRLGGRVAIVTGANQGIGAAIAVALATQGAAVLATYLRMDPAPYADDPSFPAQYGRARAQGAQSVVERIVAAGGKALAVEADLADPAAPARLFDEAAASFGPVDILVNNASGWLSDTFRPDVRDRFGRPLAPVDAGTFDRQFAVDARAPALMIAEFARRHLARKATWGRIIGLSSGGPHGFPEEVSYGAAKAAQENYTMSAAAELAPYGVTANMVHPPVTDTGWVTPEVAEQVTGSSPLSRIARPEDVAEVVTLLAAHQARYVTGQVVRMS, encoded by the coding sequence ATGATCGACCCTCGGCTCGGTGGGCGCGTCGCCATCGTCACCGGCGCCAACCAGGGCATCGGTGCGGCGATCGCGGTCGCCCTGGCCACCCAGGGCGCGGCGGTGCTCGCCACGTACCTGCGGATGGACCCGGCGCCCTACGCCGACGATCCGTCGTTTCCCGCCCAGTACGGTCGGGCCCGGGCCCAGGGCGCACAGAGCGTCGTCGAGCGGATCGTGGCCGCCGGCGGCAAGGCGCTCGCCGTGGAGGCCGACCTGGCCGACCCGGCCGCCCCGGCCCGGCTGTTCGACGAGGCCGCCGCCTCCTTCGGGCCGGTCGACATCCTGGTCAACAACGCCAGCGGCTGGCTCAGTGACACGTTCCGGCCGGACGTCCGCGACCGGTTCGGTCGTCCGTTGGCCCCCGTCGACGCGGGCACCTTCGACCGGCAGTTCGCCGTCGACGCCCGCGCCCCCGCGCTGATGATCGCCGAGTTCGCCCGCCGGCACCTGGCCCGCAAGGCGACCTGGGGGCGGATCATCGGGCTGAGCTCGGGCGGCCCGCACGGCTTCCCCGAGGAGGTCTCCTACGGCGCGGCCAAGGCCGCCCAGGAGAACTACACGATGTCGGCCGCCGCCGAACTCGCCCCGTACGGGGTGACCGCCAACATGGTGCATCCGCCGGTCACCGACACCGGCTGGGTGACCCCGGAGGTCGCCGAGCAGGTCACCGGGTCGAGTCCGCTGAGCCGGATCGCCCGGCCGGAGGACGTCGCCGAGGTCGTCACGCTGCTCGCCGCGCATCAGGCCCGCTACGTCACCGGGCAGGTCGTGCGGATGTCCTGA
- a CDS encoding winged helix DNA-binding domain-containing protein: protein MNAGSQIGRLRLAAQRLVGADATATGAVRHLAAMQAQDFPGVVVSIAVRTRGRSRADVEAAFDAGDVVVSWPLRGTLHAVVAEDLGWLLALGTPRVLAQAAARRAALSLDDAVFDRAREVAVEALHGGRRLRRDALLAAWAAAGVAIDGQRGYHLLWHLAQTGTLCLGPLVDGRPAIVLVDEWIRAPRRLARDEALGELALRYFQGHGPATVRDFVRWAQLLAADARTGLAIAAPQLERVVVDGVDHFRCPQVADRLAAASEQADGVLLLPGFDEFVLGYRDRDAVLDPAYAQRIVPGGNGVFRPTVVDAGRIVGTWRHSGRGAARTLEVDPFDRFTPAVEAGVVAAYARLP, encoded by the coding sequence GTGAACGCAGGATCGCAGATCGGTCGGCTGCGGCTGGCCGCGCAACGCCTCGTCGGCGCCGACGCCACCGCGACCGGCGCCGTACGCCACCTGGCGGCGATGCAGGCGCAGGACTTCCCCGGCGTGGTCGTGTCGATCGCGGTGCGGACCCGTGGCCGGAGCCGCGCCGACGTCGAGGCGGCGTTCGACGCCGGTGACGTCGTCGTGTCGTGGCCGCTGCGCGGCACCCTGCACGCCGTCGTCGCCGAGGACCTCGGCTGGCTGCTGGCATTGGGCACCCCACGGGTGCTTGCCCAGGCAGCGGCACGCCGGGCCGCGCTCAGCCTCGACGACGCCGTGTTCGACCGGGCCCGCGAGGTGGCAGTCGAAGCGCTGCACGGTGGTCGGCGGCTGCGCCGCGACGCGCTGCTGGCCGCCTGGGCCGCGGCCGGGGTGGCCATCGACGGGCAGCGTGGCTACCACCTGCTCTGGCATCTGGCGCAGACCGGGACGCTGTGCCTGGGGCCGCTGGTCGACGGCCGCCCGGCGATCGTGCTGGTCGACGAATGGATCCGGGCGCCGCGCCGGCTGGCCCGCGACGAGGCGCTCGGCGAGTTGGCGTTGCGCTACTTCCAGGGCCATGGGCCGGCGACGGTGCGTGACTTCGTGCGCTGGGCGCAGCTGCTCGCCGCCGACGCCCGGACCGGGCTGGCCATCGCCGCGCCGCAGCTGGAGCGGGTCGTCGTCGACGGCGTCGACCATTTCCGCTGCCCACAGGTCGCCGATCGGCTTGCCGCAGCCTCGGAGCAGGCCGACGGGGTGCTGCTGCTGCCTGGCTTCGACGAGTTCGTCCTTGGCTACCGGGACCGTGACGCGGTGCTCGACCCCGCGTACGCGCAACGGATCGTCCCCGGCGGCAACGGCGTGTTCCGGCCGACCGTGGTCGACGCCGGGCGGATCGTCGGCACCTGGCGGCACAGTGGGCGCGGTGCCGCCCGCACGCTGGAGGTCGACCCGTTCGACCGGTTCACCCCGGCCGTCGAGGCCGGGGTCGTCGCCGCGTACGCCCGCCTGCCCTGA
- a CDS encoding TerC family protein, with the protein MGSLDVSLLVWAVTIVVIVALLALDLAVAAWRPHAVGFGEAVGWSVFYVAVAIVFGLVFMAWAGGGYGTEYFAGYLVEKSLSVDNLFVFVIIISTFAVPEEHQHKVLTFGIIAALIMRAIFIAAGATLLNLFSFMFLIFGLLLIFTAVQLFRHRDEDPQVDDNVLVRTTRRVLPVTPDYVDGKLVTRIDGRRVVTPLFIVLIAIGSTDLLFALDSIPAVFGITQEPYIVFTANAFALIGLRALFFLVKGLLDRLVYLSTGLALILALIGVKLILHWGHTLDDRVPEVETPVSLGLILVILTVTVVASLIKVRRDPDARAHAGSLRAHDDQHRDAG; encoded by the coding sequence ATGGGTTCGTTGGATGTCAGCCTGTTGGTCTGGGCCGTCACGATCGTCGTCATCGTCGCGCTGCTCGCGCTCGACCTCGCGGTGGCGGCGTGGCGCCCCCATGCCGTCGGGTTCGGTGAGGCGGTCGGCTGGTCGGTGTTCTACGTGGCGGTCGCCATCGTCTTCGGTCTGGTCTTCATGGCGTGGGCCGGCGGCGGCTACGGCACCGAGTACTTCGCCGGCTACCTGGTGGAGAAGAGCCTCTCGGTCGACAACCTGTTCGTCTTCGTCATCATCATCAGCACCTTCGCCGTGCCGGAGGAACACCAGCACAAGGTGCTGACCTTCGGCATCATCGCCGCGCTGATCATGCGGGCCATCTTCATCGCCGCCGGCGCCACCCTGCTGAACCTGTTCTCGTTCATGTTCCTGATCTTCGGCCTGCTGCTGATCTTCACCGCGGTCCAGCTGTTCCGCCACCGCGACGAGGACCCGCAGGTCGACGACAACGTGCTCGTCCGCACCACCCGCCGGGTGCTGCCGGTCACCCCGGACTACGTCGACGGCAAACTGGTCACCCGCATCGACGGCCGGCGGGTCGTCACGCCGCTGTTCATCGTGCTGATCGCGATCGGCAGCACCGACCTGCTGTTCGCCCTGGACTCCATCCCCGCCGTGTTCGGCATCACCCAGGAGCCGTACATCGTCTTCACCGCCAACGCCTTCGCCCTGATCGGGCTGCGAGCGTTGTTCTTCCTGGTCAAGGGCCTGCTGGACCGGCTGGTCTACCTGTCGACCGGACTGGCGTTGATCCTGGCACTGATCGGCGTCAAGCTGATCCTGCACTGGGGTCACACCCTCGACGACCGGGTGCCCGAAGTGGAGACCCCGGTGTCGCTGGGCCTGATCCTGGTGATCCTGACGGTCACCGTCGTCGCCAGCCTGATCAAGGTCCGCCGGGACCCGGACGCCCGCGCCCACGCCGGTTCGCTGCGCGCCCACGACGACCAGCACCGCGACGCCGGCTGA
- a CDS encoding helix-turn-helix domain-containing protein, translated as MAAARARGRTGGRKPKMTPALINKAQRMYDSKQFTMAEIASSCGVTPMTVYRNIRTDPATRPTAATAATPQGEAL; from the coding sequence CTGGCCGCTGCCCGCGCCCGCGGCCGCACCGGCGGCCGCAAGCCCAAGATGACCCCCGCCCTGATCAACAAGGCGCAGCGCATGTACGACTCGAAGCAGTTCACGATGGCCGAGATTGCCTCTTCCTGCGGCGTCACCCCTATGACCGTCTACCGCAACATCCGCACCGACCCCGCGACCCGGCCTACCGCGGCGACCGCTGCCACACCCCAAGGCGAGGCGCTGTGA
- a CDS encoding LLM class flavin-dependent oxidoreductase has translation MVSTPRIGVVLPRDLPSSLLLEYARTAERHGFDELWVVEDLGFRGGFVQAAAALGATERIRVGIGILPAAVRNAAYAAMEIATLEQLHPGRTDVGIGHGMSGWMRQAGASPKRPLSFLSEYVTTVRELLAGGVAAGLRLDPSAVPAAVPPLLLGVRGPRSLAVSGRVAEGTVLAEPCSPEYVAAALDAIAPQGEHRVVAYNVGAVDDDPRVAVEAVRPALEWIGEPDWSPHLASMDIAEQFAALRAQSASRAEFTAALPEEWIRRLALAGTPEQVRSRIDELGTAGVTSSVFIPAGPDPLVALTALARVL, from the coding sequence ATGGTTTCTACTCCCCGCATCGGTGTCGTGCTTCCTCGTGACCTGCCCAGTTCGTTGTTGCTCGAGTACGCACGCACGGCCGAGCGGCACGGGTTCGACGAGCTCTGGGTGGTCGAGGATCTCGGCTTCCGCGGCGGGTTCGTACAGGCTGCAGCAGCACTGGGCGCGACCGAGCGGATCCGTGTCGGAATCGGGATCCTGCCCGCGGCCGTGCGGAACGCCGCATACGCCGCGATGGAGATCGCAACCCTCGAGCAGCTGCATCCCGGACGTACGGACGTGGGGATCGGCCACGGAATGTCGGGCTGGATGAGGCAGGCGGGGGCGTCGCCGAAGCGCCCCCTGTCATTCCTGTCCGAGTACGTCACGACCGTCCGTGAGCTCCTCGCCGGGGGTGTCGCCGCCGGGTTGCGCCTGGACCCCTCCGCGGTGCCGGCCGCTGTGCCGCCGTTGCTGCTCGGCGTCCGCGGCCCGAGGTCTCTCGCGGTGTCGGGGCGCGTGGCAGAGGGCACCGTGCTCGCCGAGCCGTGTTCACCGGAGTACGTTGCCGCAGCGCTCGACGCGATCGCCCCGCAGGGTGAGCACCGCGTCGTCGCGTACAACGTCGGCGCCGTGGACGATGACCCGCGCGTCGCGGTCGAGGCGGTGCGTCCCGCACTGGAGTGGATCGGCGAGCCGGACTGGTCGCCCCACCTGGCGTCGATGGACATCGCCGAGCAGTTCGCGGCTCTACGTGCCCAGTCGGCCTCGCGTGCGGAGTTCACCGCCGCGCTGCCCGAGGAGTGGATCCGCCGGCTCGCGCTTGCCGGCACGCCCGAGCAGGTCCGCAGCAGGATCGACGAACTCGGCACCGCCGGGGTCACGTCAAGCGTCTTCATCCCAGCCGGCCCCGACCCGCTCGTGGCGCTGACCGCGCTCGCCCGGGTCCTGTGA